A part of Methanocorpusculum vombati genomic DNA contains:
- a CDS encoding glycosyltransferase: MISVIVPTFNEEEGVEACLKSLCDQTLPRDQYEIIVVDGNSKDKTREIAAKYADKVFIQTSKKVGGARNDGAMAAKYDILATTDADCFLPRDWLEKVLADFAKYPDASTIYGIVYPLEPGIKHKLSLLGYNIVSRIGYWTGTIYMTLGCNTAFRKDLFLEAGMYITADAGDDFEIARRMKKYGRVRLDTNLKVGFSMRRYIEFGAMKSIYQWLYIVAHGGSSEKYQYAGKEYGKK, from the coding sequence ATGATATCCGTAATCGTTCCCACATTCAATGAAGAGGAGGGCGTGGAAGCCTGCCTCAAAAGTCTCTGTGACCAGACCCTGCCCCGCGACCAGTACGAGATCATCGTGGTGGACGGCAACTCTAAAGATAAAACCCGCGAGATTGCTGCAAAGTATGCGGACAAAGTGTTCATCCAGACCAGCAAGAAGGTCGGCGGCGCACGCAATGACGGGGCGATGGCGGCAAAATACGATATCCTTGCAACCACCGATGCGGACTGTTTCCTTCCCCGCGACTGGCTGGAGAAAGTTCTGGCAGATTTTGCAAAATATCCTGACGCCTCTACCATCTACGGTATCGTGTACCCGCTGGAGCCGGGAATCAAACACAAACTCTCTCTGCTCGGTTACAATATTGTGTCCCGGATCGGATACTGGACGGGGACGATCTACATGACGCTCGGCTGCAATACGGCGTTCCGAAAGGATCTGTTCCTCGAAGCCGGGATGTACATCACGGCGGACGCGGGTGACGACTTTGAGATCGCCCGCCGGATGAAAAAGTACGGGCGTGTCCGGCTGGACACAAATCTGAAGGTCGGATTTTCGATGCGGCGGTACATTGAGTTCGGCGCAATGAAATCGATCTATCAGTGGCTCTACATTGTGGCGCACGGCGGATCGTCGGAGAAGTATCAGTACGCCGGAAAAGAGTACGGGAAAAAATAA